Proteins found in one Allorhizobium pseudoryzae genomic segment:
- a CDS encoding response regulator: MPKRVMIVEDNELNMKLFRDLIEASGYTTIQTRNGMEALDLARKHRPDLILMDIQLPEVSGLEVTKWLKEDDELHVIPVVAVTAFAMKGDEERIRQGGCEAYVSKPISVPKFIETIKTYLGDA; this comes from the coding sequence ATGCCCAAGAGGGTGATGATTGTCGAAGACAACGAGCTCAACATGAAGCTCTTCCGCGATCTGATCGAAGCCTCCGGGTACACGACCATTCAGACGCGCAACGGAATGGAAGCGCTCGATCTGGCGCGCAAGCACCGGCCCGATCTCATCCTGATGGATATCCAGTTGCCCGAGGTCTCCGGTCTTGAAGTCACAAAGTGGCTGAAAGAAGACGACGAGCTGCATGTCATCCCCGTCGTCGCCGTCACCGCTTTTGCCATGAAGGGCGACGAGGAACGGATCCGTCAGGGCGGCTGCGAGGCCTATGTGTCGAAGCCGATTTCCGTGCCGAAATTCATCGAGACGATCAAGACCTACCTGGGCGACGCATGA
- a CDS encoding L,D-transpeptidase family protein: MLKRAAIIFALMSGCATTVAAADSARTLQIIVSKDSQSLAVYDGGTVVATSKVSTGKQGHDTPTGIFSVLEKRKYHESNIYSNAPMPWMQRLTWSGIALHESNSVPNYPASHGCVRLPAAFAKSLYQMTARGVHVIISDETVSPQQVAHAALFAPPAERPAGNVLSDASLRPSSTDHAVRQVEVAMNMPTSPLPLPLPQAETSAAEEPAPLRILITRRSDRETVADVQAMLTELGFDAGTADGIIGSNTRSAIDAYKRWKGFATKGPALTAEMLSALYASSGRAEPPTGQLMIRQGFQEVLSEPIGLAEPGTALGTHFLTVTAVNRDKGTADWQGLSLDNHLTEATRNRLGITADAVTGPMALTAVLDRIHVPDELRQRINAMISTGSSLTISDTGVGPETTKGTDFITVTHRPPRA; encoded by the coding sequence ATGTTGAAGCGTGCGGCGATCATCTTCGCTCTGATGTCCGGTTGTGCGACGACGGTCGCCGCCGCCGACAGTGCACGAACCCTGCAGATCATCGTGTCGAAAGACAGCCAGTCGCTGGCCGTCTATGACGGCGGCACGGTGGTCGCCACGTCGAAGGTGTCCACCGGCAAGCAAGGCCATGACACGCCGACCGGCATCTTTTCCGTGCTGGAAAAGCGCAAGTACCACGAATCGAACATCTATTCGAATGCGCCAATGCCCTGGATGCAGCGGCTGACCTGGTCCGGCATTGCGCTGCATGAATCCAACAGCGTGCCGAATTATCCCGCCTCGCATGGCTGCGTGCGCCTGCCGGCGGCCTTTGCCAAATCACTCTACCAGATGACCGCCCGCGGCGTGCATGTGATCATCAGCGACGAGACGGTGAGCCCGCAGCAGGTCGCGCATGCCGCCCTGTTTGCGCCGCCTGCCGAGCGACCTGCCGGCAATGTGCTGTCGGATGCCTCGCTGCGCCCCTCCTCCACCGACCATGCGGTGCGGCAGGTGGAGGTGGCGATGAACATGCCGACCTCGCCGCTGCCGCTCCCCTTGCCGCAGGCGGAAACCTCCGCCGCCGAGGAACCGGCGCCGCTGCGCATCCTCATCACCCGCCGCAGCGACCGCGAGACGGTGGCCGACGTGCAGGCCATGCTGACGGAGCTCGGTTTCGATGCGGGTACCGCAGACGGGATCATCGGATCGAACACGCGCAGCGCCATCGACGCCTACAAGCGCTGGAAGGGTTTTGCGACCAAGGGCCCGGCGCTGACCGCCGAAATGCTCTCGGCGCTGTACGCCTCCAGCGGACGCGCCGAACCGCCGACCGGCCAGTTGATGATCCGCCAGGGCTTTCAGGAGGTTCTGTCCGAACCGATCGGCCTTGCCGAACCGGGCACCGCGCTCGGCACGCATTTCCTCACCGTGACGGCGGTGAACCGCGACAAGGGCACGGCGGACTGGCAGGGCCTCAGCCTCGACAACCACCTGACGGAGGCGACGCGCAATCGGCTCGGCATCACCGCGGATGCCGTCACCGGGCCGATGGCGCTGACGGCGGTGCTCGACCGCATCCATGTGCCCGACGAATTGCGTCAACGGATCAACGCGATGATCTCGACCGGCAGCTCGCTCACCATCTCCGACACCGGCGTCGGGCCTGAGACGACGAAGGGCACCGACTTCATCACCGTCACCCACAGGCCGCCGCGCGCCTAA
- a CDS encoding DNA polymerase IV produces the protein MSSSAAYDPGFCRDCLTGQPDGRRRCRACGSPRLLYHKALYDLSIAHIDCDAFYASVEKRDNPDLADKPVIIGGGKRGVVSTACYIARISGVRSAMPMFKALEACPDAVVIRPNMEKYVAVGRQVRTMFQELTPLVQPLSIDEAFLDLSGTERLHHDPPARILAKLVRRVENEIGITLSVGLSYCKFLAKVASDLQKPRGFSVIGQEEALSFLAPRPVTTIWGVGKAFATTLQADGIRTIGQLQGMQEGDLMRRYGTMGQRLFRLSRGIDDRNVHPNDPAKSVSAETTFFDDISRHEDLVPILRALSEKVSHRLKKQEIAGQTVVLKLKTADFKSRTRNRRLEDPTQLADRIFRTGLNLLEKETDGTKFRLIGIGVTDLCDPARADPPDLVDPQAARRAAAEAAMDRLRDKFGKAAVETGFTFGNQRKAT, from the coding sequence ATGTCCTCCTCTGCCGCCTATGATCCAGGCTTCTGTCGTGACTGCCTGACCGGCCAGCCGGACGGCCGGCGCCGTTGCCGTGCCTGCGGCAGCCCGCGACTTCTCTACCACAAGGCGCTCTACGACCTGTCGATTGCCCATATCGACTGTGACGCCTTTTATGCCTCCGTGGAAAAGCGCGACAATCCGGACCTGGCCGACAAGCCGGTCATCATCGGCGGCGGCAAACGCGGGGTCGTCTCCACCGCCTGCTACATCGCCCGCATCAGCGGCGTGCGCTCGGCCATGCCGATGTTCAAGGCGCTGGAGGCCTGCCCGGATGCGGTCGTGATCCGCCCCAACATGGAGAAATATGTCGCCGTCGGACGTCAGGTCAGAACGATGTTCCAGGAGTTGACGCCGCTCGTGCAGCCGCTCTCCATCGACGAGGCCTTCCTCGATCTTTCCGGGACCGAACGCCTGCATCATGATCCGCCCGCCCGTATTCTCGCCAAACTCGTGCGGCGGGTGGAAAACGAGATCGGCATCACGCTGTCGGTCGGCCTCTCCTATTGCAAGTTCCTGGCCAAGGTCGCGTCTGATCTGCAGAAGCCGCGCGGCTTTTCGGTGATCGGGCAGGAGGAGGCGCTGAGTTTCCTGGCGCCACGGCCCGTGACGACGATCTGGGGCGTCGGCAAGGCCTTTGCGACAACCCTGCAGGCCGATGGCATCCGCACCATCGGGCAGTTGCAGGGAATGCAGGAAGGCGACCTGATGCGCCGCTACGGCACCATGGGGCAGCGCCTCTTTCGGTTGTCGCGCGGCATCGACGACAGAAACGTGCATCCCAACGATCCGGCAAAAAGCGTCTCGGCAGAAACGACCTTCTTCGACGATATTTCCCGCCACGAGGATCTCGTTCCCATCCTGCGCGCCCTATCGGAAAAGGTCTCGCACCGGCTGAAGAAACAGGAGATTGCCGGCCAGACCGTCGTTCTGAAACTGAAGACCGCCGACTTCAAGAGCCGCACGCGCAACCGCCGGCTGGAGGACCCGACGCAACTTGCCGACCGGATCTTCCGCACCGGGCTGAACCTTCTGGAAAAGGAGACCGATGGCACGAAATTCCGCCTGATCGGCATCGGCGTGACGGATCTTTGCGATCCCGCCCGCGCCGATCCGCCCGATCTCGTGGATCCGCAGGCCGCCCGCCGGGCCGCTGCCGAGGCCGCCATGGACCGGCTGCGCGACAAGTTCGGCAAGGCGGCAGTGGAGACCGGTTTCACCTTCGGCAATCAGAGGAAGGCAACATGA
- a CDS encoding DUF3572 domain-containing protein, with product MLPDPRKSHALPAPDETAAAILQWLAGEPDMLGRFLALSGVQPTQMRSAVNDPGFLAGMVDFVMAHEPTLMTFCEASQWKPEAVVLAWHHYSGPGLDSGQSG from the coding sequence ATGCTCCCCGACCCAAGAAAATCGCACGCCCTTCCGGCCCCGGACGAGACCGCAGCCGCCATTCTGCAATGGCTGGCCGGCGAGCCCGACATGCTGGGTCGTTTCCTGGCGCTTTCCGGCGTGCAGCCGACCCAGATGCGCAGCGCCGTGAACGATCCGGGCTTTCTAGCGGGCATGGTCGATTTCGTGATGGCGCATGAACCGACGCTGATGACCTTCTGCGAGGCGAGCCAGTGGAAACCCGAGGCGGTGGTGCTGGCCTGGCATCACTACTCCGGTCCAGGCCTCGATTCCGGGCAGAGCGGATGA
- the rpmG gene encoding 50S ribosomal protein L33 yields the protein MAKATTIKIKLLSTADTGFFYVTTKNSRTMTDKMTKTKYDPIAKKHVEFKETKIK from the coding sequence ATGGCGAAAGCTACGACCATCAAGATCAAGCTGCTGTCGACGGCCGATACCGGTTTCTTCTACGTCACGACGAAGAACAGCCGTACGATGACGGACAAGATGACGAAGACCAAGTACGACCCGATTGCGAAGAAGCACGTCGAGTTCAAGGAAACCAAGATCAAGTAA
- a CDS encoding ISAs1 family transposase codes for MEGFASLFGSVPDPRAANVRYPLNSVLFIGLAAVLCGAESCQDMADFGLSKHKLLKTVMPLPYGIPSHDVFSNVFRHLDPVAFEEVFARFAAAFAQSISGVIAIDGKAVRGAYKRGDKATPLHLVNIWAADNRMVIGQQLAPNRNEVKGVLDALACLSLEGCMVTADALHCRADTAKAILATGADYALALKSNQPGLLKQAGHLMEAADDPDRAETTDPRLHDRTETRRASIVEADGMDFPGIKAVARLESIRIEPDGRQTSHIRHFLLSRQVSATAFLKIARAHWTIENQLHWVLDVAFCEDAARNRKDHGPQNLSTLRKLALNLIRQHPDKASIRRKIKKAGWDDDFLISMIAHMR; via the coding sequence ATGGAAGGCTTTGCTTCGCTTTTTGGTTCGGTTCCAGACCCGCGGGCCGCCAATGTGCGTTACCCTTTGAACTCGGTCTTGTTCATCGGTCTGGCGGCGGTGCTGTGTGGCGCCGAGAGTTGTCAGGATATGGCCGACTTTGGCCTGTCCAAGCACAAGCTGCTCAAGACCGTCATGCCGCTGCCGTACGGGATTCCGAGCCATGATGTTTTCTCGAATGTTTTCAGGCACCTGGATCCGGTTGCCTTCGAGGAGGTGTTCGCCAGGTTCGCAGCCGCCTTCGCCCAGTCGATCTCCGGCGTCATCGCCATCGACGGCAAGGCGGTGCGCGGCGCCTACAAGCGCGGCGACAAGGCGACGCCGCTGCATCTGGTCAATATCTGGGCCGCCGACAACCGCATGGTCATCGGCCAGCAGCTTGCGCCAAACCGCAACGAGGTCAAGGGCGTGCTCGACGCGCTCGCCTGCCTGTCGCTTGAGGGCTGCATGGTCACCGCCGACGCGCTGCATTGCCGCGCCGACACGGCCAAAGCGATCCTGGCGACCGGTGCCGATTATGCGCTGGCGCTGAAGAGCAACCAGCCGGGACTGCTCAAGCAGGCCGGACATCTCATGGAGGCGGCTGACGATCCCGACCGTGCCGAAACCACGGATCCCAGGCTGCATGACCGGACCGAAACCCGCCGTGCAAGCATCGTCGAGGCGGACGGCATGGACTTCCCCGGCATCAAGGCGGTGGCCCGGCTGGAAAGCATCAGGATCGAGCCGGATGGCCGGCAAACCAGTCATATCCGGCACTTCCTGCTCTCCAGGCAGGTCTCCGCCACAGCCTTCCTGAAGATCGCCAGGGCGCACTGGACGATCGAGAACCAACTGCATTGGGTTCTCGATGTGGCCTTCTGCGAGGATGCGGCACGAAACCGCAAGGACCATGGGCCGCAAAACCTCTCGACACTCAGAAAACTCGCCCTCAACCTGATCCGCCAGCATCCCGACAAGGCATCCATAAGGCGCAAGATCAAGAAGGCCGGATGGGACGATGACTTCCTCATCTCCATGATCGCTCATATGCGATAG
- a CDS encoding PleD family two-component system response regulator — translation MTARILVVDDIPANVKLLEARLLAEYFDVLTADDGYKALDIVANTHVDIILLDIMMPGMDGFEVCERLKADPKTAHIPVVMVTALDQPADRVRGLKAGADDFLTKPVNDLQLVSRVKSLVRLKTLSDELRIRAETARHIGFEDYLRMDSLDAPGQVLLIDGRASSQERIIKALKPVADVTAMSDPQAAVFEAAENPFDLVIINGTLDQYDPLRLCAQLRQLERTRFLPLLLATELGDEDLIVRALDLGVNDYIVRPLDPNELVARTLTQIKRKRYNDRLRSSVRQTIELAVTDGLTGLHNRRYLDNHLKTLFNRAAARGRSLSVCITDIDRFKQVNDTYGHDAGDEVLKEFARRIRSTVRGADLGCRYGGEEFVVVMPDTDGAAAAMIAERLRDIIERTPFALPGTDVALNITASLGIATNVPGVETPEQLLKQADRALYEAKNSGRNRVVAAAA, via the coding sequence ATGACAGCGCGGATCCTCGTCGTCGATGACATTCCGGCGAACGTCAAGCTGCTGGAAGCCCGGCTTCTGGCGGAATATTTCGACGTTCTGACAGCCGACGATGGATACAAGGCGCTCGATATCGTCGCCAACACCCATGTGGACATCATCCTCCTCGATATCATGATGCCCGGCATGGACGGGTTCGAGGTCTGCGAGCGCCTGAAGGCCGATCCGAAGACCGCGCACATTCCGGTCGTCATGGTGACCGCCCTCGACCAGCCCGCCGACCGTGTGCGTGGCCTGAAGGCCGGCGCCGACGATTTCCTCACCAAGCCGGTCAACGACCTGCAGCTTGTGTCGCGGGTCAAAAGCCTGGTTCGCCTGAAGACCCTGAGCGACGAACTGCGCATTCGTGCCGAGACGGCGCGCCACATCGGTTTCGAGGACTACCTGCGCATGGACAGCCTGGATGCGCCAGGGCAGGTGCTTCTCATCGACGGACGCGCCAGCTCGCAGGAGCGCATCATCAAGGCCTTGAAGCCGGTTGCCGACGTGACCGCCATGTCGGACCCGCAGGCTGCGGTATTCGAGGCGGCGGAAAACCCGTTCGATCTCGTCATCATCAATGGGACCCTCGATCAATACGACCCCTTGCGGCTGTGCGCGCAACTGCGCCAGCTGGAGCGGACGCGTTTTCTGCCGCTGTTGCTGGCAACGGAACTGGGGGACGAGGATCTTATCGTCCGGGCGCTCGATCTCGGCGTCAACGACTACATCGTGCGCCCGCTCGACCCGAACGAACTGGTGGCGCGCACGCTGACCCAGATCAAACGCAAACGCTACAATGACCGGCTGCGCTCGAGCGTGCGCCAGACCATCGAGCTGGCCGTCACCGACGGCCTCACGGGTCTCCACAACCGCCGTTATCTCGACAACCATCTGAAGACGCTGTTCAACCGTGCGGCGGCCCGGGGCCGGTCACTGTCGGTCTGCATCACGGATATCGACCGGTTCAAGCAGGTCAATGACACCTATGGCCACGATGCCGGCGATGAAGTGCTGAAGGAGTTCGCCCGTCGCATCCGCTCGACGGTGCGGGGCGCCGATCTCGGTTGCCGTTACGGCGGCGAGGAATTCGTCGTGGTGATGCCGGATACCGATGGGGCGGCGGCCGCCATGATTGCCGAGCGCCTGCGCGACATCATCGAACGGACGCCGTTTGCGCTGCCCGGGACAGACGTTGCGCTCAACATCACCGCCTCGCTTGGAATCGCCACCAACGTGCCGGGCGTGGAAACGCCCGAGCAACTTTTAAAGCAGGCGGACAGGGCGCTGTACGAGGCGAAAAACAGCGGTAGGAACCGTGTCGTCGCTGCTGCGGCGTGA
- a CDS encoding MFS transporter → MSERTDGDCGHREDIHWPSLIAAISAISAVGIAIGLGLPLLSIILEKRGISSTLIGLNSAMAGVAAMIAAPITTKLAHDFGVARTMLWAVVISAISALGFYYAKDFWMWFPLRVAFHGATTTLFILSEFWINAAAPPKRRGLVLGIYATVLAVGFAMGPLIFSAIGSEGILPFLIGAAAIMLAFVPIYIARGESPALDEKPQKHFLRYVYLVPTATAAVFVFGAVEAGGLSLFPVYANRSGLDESHAALLLTVMGIGNMVFQIPFGMISDKLKDRRPMLFMMAVAGLAGALALPFLIEHWWLMAGLLLVWGGCVSGLYTVGLAHLGSRLTGSDLAAANAAFVFCYAVGTVAGPQAIGAAIDITGNNGFAYALAGFFGLYVLISIGRMLFGRERT, encoded by the coding sequence ATGTCCGAACGGACGGACGGTGACTGCGGCCACCGGGAAGATATCCATTGGCCGTCGCTGATCGCTGCGATCTCCGCCATCAGCGCCGTCGGTATTGCCATCGGTCTTGGTCTGCCGCTGCTCAGCATCATTCTGGAAAAGCGCGGCATCTCCTCGACGTTGATCGGTCTCAACTCGGCCATGGCGGGCGTTGCCGCCATGATCGCCGCCCCGATCACCACCAAGCTCGCGCATGATTTCGGCGTTGCGCGCACCATGCTCTGGGCGGTCGTCATTTCCGCCATCAGCGCACTCGGCTTTTACTATGCCAAAGACTTCTGGATGTGGTTTCCCTTGCGTGTCGCCTTCCATGGCGCCACCACCACGCTGTTCATCCTCTCCGAATTCTGGATCAATGCCGCCGCACCGCCGAAACGGCGCGGACTGGTGCTCGGCATCTACGCGACCGTACTTGCGGTCGGGTTTGCGATGGGGCCGCTGATCTTTTCCGCCATCGGCAGCGAAGGCATCCTGCCGTTTCTCATTGGCGCGGCCGCGATCATGCTGGCCTTCGTGCCGATCTATATTGCGCGCGGCGAAAGCCCGGCGCTGGACGAAAAACCGCAGAAACATTTTCTGCGGTATGTCTATCTCGTTCCGACCGCCACCGCCGCCGTCTTCGTGTTCGGCGCCGTGGAAGCCGGCGGGCTTTCGCTGTTTCCGGTCTATGCCAACCGCTCCGGCCTCGACGAGTCGCATGCGGCCTTGCTGCTGACGGTGATGGGCATCGGCAACATGGTCTTCCAGATCCCGTTCGGCATGATCTCCGACAAGCTGAAGGACCGGCGCCCAATGCTGTTCATGATGGCCGTGGCGGGCCTTGCAGGGGCGCTGGCGCTGCCGTTCCTCATCGAGCACTGGTGGCTGATGGCGGGGCTGCTGCTCGTCTGGGGCGGCTGTGTGTCCGGCCTCTACACCGTCGGTCTCGCGCATCTCGGGTCCCGACTCACCGGTTCGGACCTGGCGGCCGCCAATGCCGCCTTTGTCTTCTGTTATGCGGTCGGCACGGTGGCCGGTCCGCAGGCCATTGGCGCGGCCATCGACATCACCGGAAACAACGGCTTTGCCTATGCACTGGCGGGCTTCTTTGGCCTTTATGTGCTGATATCCATCGGCCGGATGCTTTTCGGGCGAGAACGGACTTGA
- the dnaE gene encoding DNA polymerase III subunit alpha: protein MAEIIDSTATGNDGQVQQTPQFVHLRVHSAYSLLEGALPLKKILGKATADGQPAIAITDTNNLFVALEFSQKAVDDGIQPIIGCQMSIDMQDQGEEKRGGHAGFVKLPSLILLAANAVGYERLVDLVSRAYLGGEGSHQSVHIAMSWLEEGGADGIIALTGFASGPIDPLLKEGHQAQAEQRLLRLKAVFGNRLYVELQRHGNYDRRHERRLIELAYAHDLPLVATNEAFFPSKGEYDAHDALMAVAHNAIVSDDSRFRLTPDHYLKSRADMAKLFADLPEALENTVEIARRCSFVLKTRKPILPRFTGATDDAEEAERAESAELRRQSVEGLEQRLAALGMAAGYTEQDYRERLDFELSVIERMKFPGYFLIVSDFIKWAKTQDIPVGPGRGSGAGSLVAYALTITDVDPLRFSLLFERFLNPERVSMPDFDIDFCQDRREEVIRYVQQKYGREQVAQIITFGSLQARAALRDVGRVLEMPYGQVDKICKLVPNNPANPTPLSKAIEEEPKLQEEAEREPVVARLLDIAQKIEGLYRHASTHAAGIVIGDRPLSKLVPMYRDPRSDMPVTQFNMKWVEQAGLVKFDFLGLKTLTVLKTAVDFVAKRNIHVDLATIPLDDQKTYEMLSRGETIGVFQVESVGMRKALLGMKPDCIEDIIALVALYRPGPMENIPVYNARKHGEEEIESIHPTIDYLLKETQGVIVYQEQVMQIAQVLSGYSLGEADLLRRAMGKKIKEEMDKQRARFVDGAIKNGVSKAQSDLIFDLLAKFANYGFNKSHAAAYAIVSYQTAYMKAHYPVEFLAASMTYDMANTEKLNDFRQDAARLGIKVVPPSIQTSFRKFETGDNCIFYSLAAIKGVGESAVEHIVAVRGDTPFASIEDFCLRIDPKQVNRRVLESLIYAGAFDCFGKDRAEMVTGLDRIIGYAQRAAEGKTSGQHDMFGSSSAAGPEKLILPTFDPWTASEKLMREYQVLGFYLSAHPLDTYKDVLAKMRVQNYAEFSAAVKAGASAGRLAGTVTSKQERKTRTGNKMGIVTFSDATGQFEAILFSEALNQYRDLLEPGKSLVITVQADERPEGIGLRIQTVQSLEEKSVQMQKALRVYVRDSGPLRTVARHLNARGDGLVSFVVIKDDGKREIEVELTEKYRISPEIAAALRAAPGVLDVELV from the coding sequence ATGGCAGAGATCATCGACAGCACGGCAACGGGGAATGACGGCCAGGTCCAGCAGACCCCGCAATTCGTGCATCTGCGCGTGCATTCCGCCTATTCGCTGCTCGAAGGCGCGCTGCCGCTGAAAAAGATCCTCGGCAAGGCCACCGCGGACGGCCAGCCGGCGATTGCCATTACCGATACCAACAACCTGTTCGTCGCGCTCGAGTTCTCGCAAAAGGCGGTGGATGACGGAATTCAGCCGATCATCGGCTGCCAGATGTCGATCGACATGCAGGACCAGGGCGAGGAAAAGCGCGGCGGCCATGCCGGGTTCGTCAAGCTGCCCTCGCTTATCCTCTTGGCCGCGAATGCCGTGGGCTATGAGCGTTTGGTCGATCTTGTCAGCCGTGCCTATCTCGGCGGCGAGGGGAGCCACCAGTCGGTGCATATCGCCATGTCCTGGCTAGAGGAGGGCGGCGCGGACGGCATCATTGCGCTCACCGGCTTTGCCTCGGGGCCGATTGATCCGCTGCTGAAGGAGGGTCACCAGGCGCAGGCGGAACAGCGTCTCCTGCGGCTGAAGGCTGTCTTCGGCAACCGGCTCTATGTCGAACTGCAGCGCCACGGCAATTATGACCGCCGTCATGAGCGGCGGCTGATCGAACTCGCCTATGCGCACGATCTGCCGTTGGTGGCGACGAACGAGGCCTTCTTCCCCTCCAAGGGGGAGTATGACGCCCATGATGCGCTGATGGCGGTGGCCCACAATGCCATCGTTTCCGACGACAGCCGTTTCCGCCTGACGCCGGATCACTATTTGAAGAGCCGGGCGGACATGGCAAAACTGTTTGCCGATCTGCCGGAGGCCTTGGAGAACACCGTCGAGATCGCGCGCCGCTGTTCTTTCGTCCTGAAGACGCGCAAGCCGATCCTGCCGCGCTTCACCGGCGCCACGGATGATGCGGAGGAGGCCGAGCGCGCCGAATCGGCGGAACTGCGCCGCCAGTCGGTCGAGGGCCTGGAGCAGCGTCTGGCAGCGCTCGGCATGGCGGCGGGCTATACCGAACAGGATTACCGCGAGCGGCTGGATTTCGAGCTCTCGGTCATCGAACGCATGAAGTTTCCGGGCTACTTCCTGATCGTTTCGGACTTCATCAAATGGGCGAAAACGCAGGATATCCCGGTCGGGCCGGGTCGTGGTTCGGGGGCGGGCTCGCTGGTGGCCTATGCGCTCACCATCACCGATGTCGATCCCTTGCGCTTCTCGCTGCTGTTCGAGCGCTTCCTCAACCCGGAACGCGTGTCGATGCCGGACTTCGACATCGACTTCTGCCAGGATCGCCGCGAAGAGGTGATCCGTTACGTGCAGCAGAAATATGGCCGCGAGCAGGTGGCGCAGATCATCACCTTCGGTTCGCTGCAGGCGCGCGCGGCACTGCGCGATGTCGGTCGCGTGCTGGAAATGCCCTATGGCCAGGTGGACAAGATCTGCAAGCTGGTGCCGAACAACCCGGCCAATCCGACGCCGCTGTCGAAGGCGATCGAGGAGGAGCCGAAACTGCAGGAGGAGGCCGAACGCGAGCCGGTCGTCGCACGCCTGCTCGACATCGCCCAGAAGATCGAGGGGCTTTACCGCCACGCCTCGACGCACGCAGCCGGGATCGTCATCGGTGACCGTCCGCTGTCGAAGCTGGTGCCGATGTACCGCGATCCGCGTTCCGACATGCCGGTCACCCAGTTCAACATGAAATGGGTGGAGCAGGCCGGGCTGGTCAAGTTCGACTTCCTCGGCCTGAAGACGCTGACCGTGTTGAAGACCGCGGTGGATTTCGTCGCCAAGCGGAACATCCACGTGGATCTGGCGACGATCCCGCTGGACGACCAGAAAACCTACGAGATGCTGTCGCGCGGCGAAACGATCGGCGTGTTCCAGGTGGAAAGTGTGGGCATGCGCAAGGCGCTGCTCGGCATGAAGCCGGACTGCATCGAGGACATCATCGCGCTGGTGGCGCTCTATCGTCCGGGCCCGATGGAAAACATCCCGGTCTACAATGCCCGCAAGCACGGCGAGGAGGAGATCGAGTCGATCCATCCGACGATCGATTACCTGCTGAAGGAAACCCAGGGCGTCATCGTCTACCAGGAACAGGTCATGCAGATCGCGCAGGTCCTGTCCGGCTATTCGCTCGGCGAAGCCGATCTCCTGCGCCGCGCCATGGGTAAGAAGATCAAGGAGGAGATGGACAAGCAGCGCGCCCGTTTCGTCGATGGTGCGATCAAGAACGGCGTGTCGAAGGCGCAGTCCGACCTGATCTTCGACCTGCTCGCCAAGTTCGCCAACTACGGCTTCAACAAGAGCCACGCGGCGGCCTACGCGATCGTCTCCTACCAGACGGCCTATATGAAGGCGCATTACCCAGTCGAGTTCCTCGCCGCGTCGATGACCTACGATATGGCCAACACCGAGAAGCTCAATGATTTCCGGCAGGATGCCGCGCGTCTCGGCATCAAGGTCGTGCCGCCGTCGATCCAGACCTCGTTCCGCAAGTTCGAGACCGGCGACAACTGCATTTTTTATTCGCTGGCCGCCATCAAGGGGGTGGGCGAATCCGCCGTCGAGCATATCGTTGCCGTGCGTGGAGACACGCCATTTGCGAGCATCGAGGATTTCTGCCTGCGGATCGATCCGAAACAGGTGAACCGCCGCGTGCTGGAAAGCCTGATCTATGCCGGCGCCTTCGATTGTTTTGGTAAGGACCGCGCCGAGATGGTGACGGGCCTCGACCGTATCATCGGCTATGCGCAGCGCGCCGCCGAAGGCAAGACCAGCGGCCAGCACGACATGTTTGGCTCCTCATCCGCCGCCGGTCCGGAAAAGCTCATCCTGCCCACCTTCGATCCCTGGACGGCGTCGGAAAAGCTGATGCGCGAATACCAGGTGCTCGGCTTTTACCTCTCCGCCCATCCGCTCGATACCTACAAGGATGTGCTGGCAAAAATGCGCGTGCAGAACTACGCGGAGTTTTCCGCCGCGGTGAAGGCGGGCGCGAGCGCCGGGCGCCTTGCGGGCACCGTCACTTCGAAACAGGAGCGCAAGACCCGCACCGGCAACAAGATGGGCATCGTCACCTTTTCCGATGCAACCGGCCAGTTCGAGGCGATCCTGTTTTCCGAAGCGCTGAACCAGTACCGCGACCTGCTCGAGCCCGGCAAATCGCTGGTCATTACCGTCCAGGCGGACGAGCGGCCGGAAGGCATCGGGTTGCGCATCCAGACGGTGCAGTCGCTCGAAGAAAAATCGGTGCAGATGCAGAAGGCGCTGCGCGTCTATGTGCGTGATTCCGGACCCTTGCGCACCGTGGCGCGGCACCTCAATGCGCGGGGGGATGGCCTTGTCTCCTTCGTCGTCATCAAGGATGACGGCAAGCGCGAGATCGAGGTGGAGCTGACGGAGAAATACCGCATCTCGCCGGAAATCGCTGCCGCCTTGCGTGCAGCCCCCGGCGTGCTCGACGTGGAACTGGTCTGA